A genomic stretch from Aedes albopictus strain Foshan chromosome 2, AalbF5, whole genome shotgun sequence includes:
- the LOC115254775 gene encoding protein artichoke: MGRVGLLCVLWIWSIIGVASAREVINCLDGNKCTDVHVVVQGPQDVAAVMRSHANSRKVDFHGNLLSQFIDSYAQSPLVRWEKLNISYNLLEDDFFVKLQSPQLKSVDITYNLLTTVTVPPSVVEFIAERNNLTSITISSRILERLILPKNKLDSLRQFKNLPRLTELDLSCNQLEKLNLDELSSMPSLTSLNMANNRIHIVEGNRQFASLQYLDLSSNLLTMVDEPFASFPIIKHLYLQNNKIVMWVKEFPVPRSLQIINIHNNDWECGNVNTLKQKIANKIVQGSENVACTPADSPYADRVIKYRKQEFYALKTGAAQRDGNISCESYKPNPCDGDDNRVYEVARSAMNSVENFAKQSMQQLQGELVRQHNYITSIQQQIVTEQQKYDQLNRENSDLVNYIDNEYKDARLSGKSDAATQLNEIFEHYERENAKLKSEIKAEELRNADKLNELTTVENDIEDLEYQKNNLLKELDLRNSTVMGYQAKIDELKLKLQKVPSS, translated from the exons ATGGGAAGAGTCGGTTTGCTGTGTGTTTTGTG GATTTGGTCCATCATCGGAGTGGCATCTGCAAGAGAGGTGATCAACTGCTTGGATGGCAATAAATGTACTGATGTACATGTAGTTGTTCAAGGACCGCAGGATGTCGCTGCTGTTATGCGTAGTCATGCAAACTCAAGGAAAGTGGACTTTCATGGAAATCTATTATCACAGTTTATCGATAGTTACGCTCAAAGTCCCTTGgttcgatgggaaaagttaaacatTTCCTATAATTTGCTCGAggatgatttttttgtaaaattgcaAAGCCCTCAACTCAAATctgtcgatataacgtacaatttGTTAACAACTGTTACAGTACCCCCTTCAGTAGTAGAGTTCATagccgaaagaaataatttaacCAGTATCACAATCAGTTCGAGAATATTGGAGAGGTTAATTCTACCGAAGAACAAACTGGACTCATTAAGACAATTCAAAAATCTACCGCGGTTGACAGAGCTAGACTTATCATGTAATCAACTGGAAAAACTTAACTTGGATGAGCTTTCGTCAATGCCGAGCCTTACCTCTCTAAACATGGCGAACAACCGAATCCACATTGTCGAAGGTAACCGGCAATTTGCATCACTGCAGTATCTAGACTTGTCCAGTAATTTACTGACAATGGTCGATGAGCCATTTGCGAGTTTTCCAATTATCAAACACCTGTACCTTCAGAACAACAAAATTGTCATGTGGGTCAAAGAATTTCCCGTACCGAGAAGTCTACAGATAATTAACATACATAACAATGATTGGGAATGTGGCAATGTGAATACTCTTAAACAAAAAATCGCGAATAAAATAGTCCAAGGATCAGAAAATGTTGCCTGCACACCCGCAGATTCTCCTTATGCCGATCGAGTGATCAAGTACCGGAAGCAGGAGTTCTATGCCCTTAAGACAGGAGCAGCGCAGCGAGATGGCAATATTTCGTGTGAATCGTACAAGCCCAATCCATGCGACGGGGATGACAACCGAGTCTATGAGGTGGCCAGATCGGCAATGAATAgcgttgaaaattttgctaagcaAAGCATGCAACAACTTCAGGGTGAATTAGTGCGTCAGCACAATTATATAACTTCAATCCAACAGCAAATTGTAACAGAACAACAGAAATACGACCAGCTCAACCGTGAAAACTCTGATTTGGTAAACTACATCGATAATGAGTATAAGGACGCACGACTCAGCGGCAAGAGTGATGCAGCTACTCAGTTGAATGAAATATTCGAACATTATGAGCGAGAGAACGCAAAACTGAAGAGCGAAATTAAAGCCGAGGAACTTAGAAATGCGGACAAGTTGAATGAATTAACGACAGTCGAGAATGACATAGAGGATTTGGAATACCAGAAGAACAACTTGCTTAAGGAGCTAGACCTGCGAAACAGTACTGTGATGGGCTACCAAGCTAAAATCGACGAATTAAAGTTGAAACTCCAGAAAGTACCATCTTCATGA
- the LOC134288342 gene encoding uncharacterized protein LOC134288342, which produces MRRNGLLRVLWIWSIIGLASTREEVNCLDGNRCADVQLHVQGPRDVAAVMRNYANSRKVDFHGILLSQFIDSYAQSPWVQWEKLNLSYNLLEDDFFVKLKSPQLKSVDITYNLLKTVTVLPSVKEFIAERNNLTSITINSRILERLILPKNKFNSLEQFKNLQQLKELGLSCNQLEKLNLDELSSMSSLAILNMANNQIHIVEGSCQFASLQYLDLSSNLLTIVDEPFASFPSIKHLYLQNNKIVMWIKNITVPRSLQRINIHNNDWDCANVNALKQKIAYIMVRRSENVTCTNADSPYVDRVIKYRKQEFYQLKSEAAQRNGSISCKSYKPNPCDGDDNRVYEVARPEMNIIDNYSKRIMMQLQSELKREQNYIGLLQQQIAAAQQKYDKLNRGNSDLVNYINDEYLGAGLSGKSDPS; this is translated from the exons ATGAGGAGAAACGGTTTGCTGCGTGTTTTGTG GATTTGGTCCATCATAGGATTGGCATCTACAAGAGAGGAGGTCAACTGTTTGGATGGTAATAGATGTGCTGATGTGCAGCTGCATGTTCAAGGACCGCGGGATGTCGCTGCTGTTATGCGGAACTATGCAAACTCAAGGAAAGTGGACTTTCATGGAATCCTACTATCGCAGTTTATCGATAGTTACGCTCAAAGTCCTTGGGTTCAATGGGAAAAGCTAAACCTTTCCTACAATTTGCTCGAggatgatttttttgtaaaactgaAAAGCCCTCAACTCAAATCTGTCGATATTACGTACAATTTGTTAAAAACTGTTACAGTACTCCCTTCAGTAAAGGAGTTCATagccgaaagaaataatttaacCAGTATCACCATCAATTCAAGAATACTGGAAAGGTTAATTCTACCGAAGAACAAATTCAACTCGTTAGAACAATTTAAAAACCTGCAGCAGTTGAAAGAGCTAGGCTTATCATGTAATCAACTGGAAAAACTTAATTTGGATGAGCTTTCGTCAATGTCGAGCCTCGCCATTCTGAACATGGCGAACAATCAAATCCACATTGTTGAAGGTAGCTGTCAATTTGCATCACTGCAATATCTAGACTTGTCCAGTAATTTACTGACAATTGTCGATGAGCCATTCGCGAGTTTTCCATCAATCAAACACCTGTACCTTCAGAACAACAAAATTGTCATGTGGATTAAAAATATAACCGTACCGAGAAGTCTACAGAGAATTAACATACATAACAATGATTGGGACTGTGCCAATGTGAACGCCCttaaacaaaaaatcgcgtataTAATGGTTCGAAGATCAGAAAATGTCACCTGTACAAACGCAGATTCTCCTTATGTCGATCGAGTGATCAAGTACAGAAAGCAAGAGTTTTATCAGCTTAAGTCAGAAGCAGCCCAGCGAAACGGCAGTATTTCGTGTAAATCGTACAAGCCCAATCCATGCGATGGGGATGACAATCGGGTCTATGAAGTGGCCAGACCGGAAATGAATATTATTGACAATTATTCTAAGCGTATCATGATGCAACTTCAGAGTGAATTAAAACGCGAGCAGAATTATATAGGTTTACTCCAACAGCAAATTGCAGCAGCACAGCAGAAATACGACAAACTCAATCGTGGAAACTCCGATTTGGTAAACTACATTAATGATGAGTATCTTGGCGCAGGACTCAGCGGTAAGAGCGATCCAAGTTGA
- the LOC109422842 gene encoding chymotrypsin-like elastase family member 2A translates to MRSNIILTLVLNFTVAAENPNPNVSSCGTTIHNIQKPLIVKGVATGEPGRWPWHAAIWHRVSRKAHAYVCGGTLLSDLYILTAGHCVSKDGNALNERLFTVQLGSVKQNLLLSGFPVQNKAVAEVFLHEEFSSRDFRADIGLLALKTRVDLNEYVRPICLPMRDLRSDFSSAVGRMAVTVGFGMTESGDNSDDLRQLNVSIVDYVTCLQSNREVFGRSLSEGIICAGAVQGGTVCNGDSGGGLYTEEADGRWVIRGVTSFTAQRGWDDSSCSLKDYSAFVNVSFYEPWIRYVMENDQQEGFFHRNLKDEKIVKMKVVHDDTPEVSQELRLSDKKCREYKRKGLVVTGLRGPGHIYLQINDKPMGLAYYLNDRYALTTANLARNCMNAVCQTILGKKVQQVILHPKFTGSRDFNVALIVIPPATEPFWCLSPETSPKIYFENRQLRLNTITAVSPSWMEFELDSFLPTKMGSVVYNERREIVGLMQNPAGEPIVMTNTSAVLDWIESVVWNEQ, encoded by the exons ATGAGATCCAACATTATTCTGACCCTGGTTCTAAATTTCACCGTTGCGGCGGAGAATCCGAATCCGAATGTCTCCAGTTGCGGTACAACGATACACAACATCCAGAAGCCACTGATCGTGAAAGGTGTGGCAACCGGAGAGCCGGGTCGTTGGCCGTGGCATGCGGCGATATGGCATCGAGTATCCCGCAAAGCCCATGCCTACGTCTGCGGTGGAACTTTGTTGAGTGATCTGTACATCCTGACGGCAGGCCATTGTGTGTCGAAAGATGGCAACGCTCTAAACGAGCGACTGTTCACCGTTCAGTTGGGCTCGGTTAAGCAGAATCTTCTGCTGAGCGGTTTTCCGGTTCAGAATAAAGCGGTTGCTGAAGTGTTCCTGCACGAGGAATTTTCCTCGCGTGACTTTCGAGCCGATATTGGACTACTGGCACTGAAAACCAGAGTTGATTTAAACGAATATGTGCGGCCTATTTGTCTGCCGATGCGGGACCTGCGAAGTGATTTCAGTAGTGCTGTTGGGCGGATGGCGGTAACCGTGGGGTTCGGAATGACCGAAAGTGGGGACAATTCGGATGATCTACGGCAACTGAATGTGTCGATAGTGGACTATGTAACGTGTTTGCAAAGCAATCGGGAAGTTTTTGGGAGATCATTATCGGAGGGCATTATCTGTGCCGGAGCTGTTCAAGGAGGCACCGTGTGCAACGGAGACAGTGGAGGGGGATTATACACCGAAGAAGCTGATGGACGATGGGTGATCCGTGGAGTGACCAGTTTCACTGCGCAACGTGGATGGGATGATAGCAGCTGCAGCTTGAAGGATTACTCTGCTTTCGTCAATGTATCGTTCTATGAACCGTGGATTCGTTATGTGATGGAGAATGACCAACAAGAAGGATTTTTCCATAGGAACTTGAAAGATGAAAAGATCGTCAAAATGAAAGTTGTTCATGACGATACACCAGAAGTCTCTCAAGAGCTGAGATTAAGCGACAAAA AATGTCGGGAATACAAGAGAAAGGGTCTCGTTGTAACCGGTTTACGAGGACCAGGACAC ATTTACTTACAAATTAACGACAAACCGATGGGGTTGGCATACTACTTGAATGACCGTTATGCTCTGACTACAGCGAACCTGGCCAGAAATTGCATGAACGCTGTTTGTCAAACAATATTGggtaaaaaagttcaacaagtaaTACTGCATCCGAAGTTTACCGGGTCAAGGGACTTCAACGTCGCCCTGATTGTGATACCTCCGGCAACAGA GCCGTTCTGGTGTTTGTCTCCGGAAACGTCACCTAAAATCT ACTTTGAAAACCGGCAGCTGCGGTTGAACACGATCACCGCGGTTTCACCCAGCTGGATGGAATTCGAGCTGGACTCCTTCCTGCCGACGAAGATGGGTTCCGTGGTGTACAACGAGCGCCGCGAAATTGTCGGGCTAATGCAGAATCCGGCTGGCGAACCAATTGTGATGACCAACACCAGTGCTGTGCTGGACTGGATCGAGTCAGTGGTGTGGAACGAGCAATGA